The following coding sequences are from one Ovis canadensis isolate MfBH-ARS-UI-01 breed Bighorn chromosome 7, ARS-UI_OviCan_v2, whole genome shotgun sequence window:
- the HAUS4 gene encoding HAUS augmin-like complex subunit 4 isoform X1 — protein sequence MASGDFCSPGEGMEMLQQVCSKQLPPCNLSEEDLLQNPHFSQLLLSLSQHMDESGLSLTLAKEQAQAWKEVRLHKTTWLRSEILHRVIQELLVDYYVKTQDTDLTSEDRKFHETLEQRLLVTELTRLLGPSQEREVPPLLGLEKADLLELMPPSEDFVWMRARLPLEVEEQLKKKCFTVLCYHNPSSDLDSETLKAAKVWNLAEVLAGEKQQCQAAKSQQKEQMVLLEKKSATYSQVWQGSGVASLLFYSDPRGPSREARDFFGHAKWHMDLPQPGIEPVPPAVGAQNLNHWTIREFQSQGFLICLLFCCLLWLPSSSCLLGAQVLLRCLALLQRLLQEHRLKTQSELDRINAQYLEIKCSAMILKLRMEELKILSDTYTAEKVEVHRLIRDRLEGAIRLQEQDMEKSRQVLNTYEVLGEEFDKLVKEYTQLKQATENKRWTLQEFNKAYR from the exons ATGGCATCCGGGGATTTCTgctcgcctggagaagggatggaaaTGCTGCAACAAG TGTGCAGCAAACAGCTTCCTCCTTGTAACCTGAGTGAAGAGGACCTGTTACAGAACCCACACTTCAGCCAACTACTGCTGAGTCTCTCACAACACATGGACGAGAGTGGTTTAAGCCTCACGCTGGCAAAGGAGCAGGCTCAG GCATGGAAGGAAGTTCGACTGCATAAGACAACATGGTTAAGGTCTGAGATTTTACACAGAGTCATTCAAGAGCTACTTGTGGACTACTATGTGAAGACACAAGATACAGATTTAACTTCTGAGGACAGAAAG TTTCATGAGACCCTTGAACAGCGGCTACTCGTGACCGAGCTGACACGGCTCTTAGGTCCCAGCCAGGAGAGGGAGGTGCCTCCACTTCTAGGGCTGGAGAAGGCGGATCTTCTGGAGCTCATGCCACCCTCAGAG GATTTTGTGTGGATGAGAGCCCGGCTCCCATTGGAAGTGGAGGAGCAGCTCAAGAAGAAATGCTTCACTGTGCTCTGCTACCACAATCCCAGTTCAG ATTTGGACAGTGAAACCCTGAAAGCAGCAAAGGTCTGGAACCTCGCTGAGGTTCTGGCAGGTGAGAAGCAGCAGTGCCAGGCTGCCAAGAGCCAGCAGAAGGAGCAGAtggtgctgctggagaagaagaGTGCCACCTACTCCCAGGTCTGGCAGGGCAGTGGGGTGGCCTCCCTTCTCTTTTACTCTGACCCCAGGGGCCCTTCTAGGGAAGCCAGggatttttttggtcatgccaagTGGCATATGGATCTTCCtcaaccaggcatcgaacccgtgccccctgcagtaggagcacagaatcttaatcactggaccatcagggaattccaaaGCCAGGGATTTCTGATCTGCCTTCTTTTCTGCTGTCTTTTGTGgctgccctcttcctcctgcctcctggggGCTCAGGTGCTACTTCGCTGCCTGGCCTTACTGCAGAGGCTTCTTCAGGAGCACCGGCTGAAGACTCAGTCTGAGCTGGACCGCATCAATGCTCAGTACCTGGAGATCAAGTGCAGCGCAATGATCCTTAAGCTACG GATGGAAGAGCTAAAGATTTTGTCTGACACTTACACTGCTGAGAAAGTGGAAGTTCATCGTCTCATTAG GGACCGTTTGGAGGGGGCCATTCGTCTACAAGAGCAGGACATGGAGAAGTCCCGACAGGTCCTGAACACCTATGAGGTCCTCGGGGAGGAGTTTGACAAGCTGGTGAAAGAGTACACCCAACTGAAGCAGGCGACTGAGAACAAGCGCTGGACCCTCCAGGAGTTCAACAAGGCCTACCGCTGA
- the HAUS4 gene encoding HAUS augmin-like complex subunit 4 isoform X2: MASGDFCSPGEGMEMLQQVCSKQLPPCNLSEEDLLQNPHFSQLLLSLSQHMDESGLSLTLAKEQAQAWKEVRLHKTTWLRSEILHRVIQELLVDYYVKTQDTDLTSEDRKFHETLEQRLLVTELTRLLGPSQEREVPPLLGLEKADLLELMPPSEDFVWMRARLPLEVEEQLKKKCFTVLCYHNPSSDLDSETLKAAKVWNLAEVLAGEKQQCQAAKSQQKEQMVLLEKKSATYSQVLLRCLALLQRLLQEHRLKTQSELDRINAQYLEIKCSAMILKLRMEELKILSDTYTAEKVEVHRLIRDRLEGAIRLQEQDMEKSRQVLNTYEVLGEEFDKLVKEYTQLKQATENKRWTLQEFNKAYR; this comes from the exons ATGGCATCCGGGGATTTCTgctcgcctggagaagggatggaaaTGCTGCAACAAG TGTGCAGCAAACAGCTTCCTCCTTGTAACCTGAGTGAAGAGGACCTGTTACAGAACCCACACTTCAGCCAACTACTGCTGAGTCTCTCACAACACATGGACGAGAGTGGTTTAAGCCTCACGCTGGCAAAGGAGCAGGCTCAG GCATGGAAGGAAGTTCGACTGCATAAGACAACATGGTTAAGGTCTGAGATTTTACACAGAGTCATTCAAGAGCTACTTGTGGACTACTATGTGAAGACACAAGATACAGATTTAACTTCTGAGGACAGAAAG TTTCATGAGACCCTTGAACAGCGGCTACTCGTGACCGAGCTGACACGGCTCTTAGGTCCCAGCCAGGAGAGGGAGGTGCCTCCACTTCTAGGGCTGGAGAAGGCGGATCTTCTGGAGCTCATGCCACCCTCAGAG GATTTTGTGTGGATGAGAGCCCGGCTCCCATTGGAAGTGGAGGAGCAGCTCAAGAAGAAATGCTTCACTGTGCTCTGCTACCACAATCCCAGTTCAG ATTTGGACAGTGAAACCCTGAAAGCAGCAAAGGTCTGGAACCTCGCTGAGGTTCTGGCAGGTGAGAAGCAGCAGTGCCAGGCTGCCAAGAGCCAGCAGAAGGAGCAGAtggtgctgctggagaagaagaGTGCCACCTACTCCCAG GTGCTACTTCGCTGCCTGGCCTTACTGCAGAGGCTTCTTCAGGAGCACCGGCTGAAGACTCAGTCTGAGCTGGACCGCATCAATGCTCAGTACCTGGAGATCAAGTGCAGCGCAATGATCCTTAAGCTACG GATGGAAGAGCTAAAGATTTTGTCTGACACTTACACTGCTGAGAAAGTGGAAGTTCATCGTCTCATTAG GGACCGTTTGGAGGGGGCCATTCGTCTACAAGAGCAGGACATGGAGAAGTCCCGACAGGTCCTGAACACCTATGAGGTCCTCGGGGAGGAGTTTGACAAGCTGGTGAAAGAGTACACCCAACTGAAGCAGGCGACTGAGAACAAGCGCTGGACCCTCCAGGAGTTCAACAAGGCCTACCGCTGA